The following nucleotide sequence is from Perca flavescens isolate YP-PL-M2 chromosome 20, PFLA_1.0, whole genome shotgun sequence.
GTGGTGACAGGCCTCAAATCTCAGAGCAGCCGTGTTTAGACAGGAGCGGCGCAGATGCAGAGAAATGACAAACACCTCTTTGGAAAATGAGATTTTTTAAATGGGCTTTAAAGATGTAATGAAAGTGAAATCCCAACAAATCCGACTATAAGTATGTTAATAACACTTGGTGGTCTTTTACTAGTCAAAGGATCTGATTTAcgcttttttatttgtaaagggACAATATAtgcaaatgttattttaacaaacctttaatgaatatgtatacatatttatattttctttgtgttaataaaaccttttaaacattcaaaaggtcgacttttgtttttttcattattatgcattatataataaatgacttatttcacaGTTCTCCCATTGTGTTATAAAGGAATTAACCACCTGTTTTACTTCCTAGAAAGTTTCATTAAAAGGGGCTGTACACGACATtgagaacattaatatagcagtaaacaaatatttgttttgtaaacatatagtggagtaatggtgTCCTGAGTAGagaagtcacactccctctgtgtgtgtcgtaATCTGAGTatgaataaataaggaccatgtctataGAACAGGAcctgttttactggttgtacagtataaaataaagagaacaggacacaactgtTCTTTCGCTTCTTTGATTCGTTCCGTTTTATTGTCtcttgatatattttgaattgtcatctgtgttttttgtcttcACAAAAAGGTATTtcaataacgatattgagtcgatatatcacgCACCCCCTAAATCCCAGCCCACAATTTTATGCAGTATtttgagtacagcccctttaatgGTAGCTTTATCACGTGCGGCATTAAAACTAAGTAAGACACGGCAATAAAAACATGCTGTGAACAAAGCGTTGCTATATCGtcaccttttaagttgatacGGCAAAATTGTTAGAAAATGATTTAACGTACGTAAATGGGCTTTTTTCTCACGCATGTTCAATTTGAGCGGGTGTAAATAATGAGGTACTTCTATTAtacaaaagaaaagggaaacatttatttcataAAAAGGGGTCAATGACAAAAACGTGGTCTTTACAGGAAAATAACAGGCAGGAACACAAAGCACTATGTCTGGCTTTCCTCTATCCATCTCTCTATTCATTTCCTCAAGGCTTTCACAATGTAGACATTTAGCTCAAACTGAACCAGAGAGTCAGCAGTAAAAGTTCCGTTCACTTCATTTCAGTGCTTTCAGGTTGGGAGTGAAACTGTGACCTTTTGGTAATAGGAGTGTCTCTTCTTTCTACTACACCTCAACCCCAAATCATCTTCAGCTGTCGTCGAGATCAGCTGTGCTGCTTCCGTCGTTGTCGTTGGCGACCAGCACTTCTCTGTTCTCGTAGGTCCAAAAGCCGTTGAGGTCAATCAGGATGCTGGTGACGGTGTCACCCTGGCAACTGTTCACCAAGTCCTGGAGAGTGATCTTATAGGGGTCTTTAGGCTTCACCATGTCAAAGATCTCATCCTGAGGAGAGGCAGTGATCCAAATGTtcatgtcttttcttttttaccccAAAACAAAGAATTTGTCTTTTACCCCAAAACAAACaatgtgggaatttctcccatctagcgttgagaccatatatcgcaatcaacactctcacgccacgcagttcaaagtacgtattacagctacggtagccttcacgcctcaaaaagccggtctcttgcccttttcaatatcctttttctttttctgggcgaagaagaagaagactcctgttcctgaaatttgaatatggagcgtctaccacagttcatgcaaatgcaaatgtaaaatgtcaagccaataggaatacttggaattgaaggtggtggtaaatattcatgaaaaaggacaagtttgtgttacacactggacctttaaagcacCACATTGCCGCCATTATTAGAGCAAGGTTGTGCAAAAGGATTGGCGTGTTAAAGAAACTTgactgaactgtgtgtgtgtgtgtgtgtgtgtgtgtgtgtgtgtgtgtgtgtgtgtgtgtgtgtgtgtgtgtgtgtgtgtgtgtgtacacaataTACCTTTACATCCTGGAAGGTGACAGGCTCCTGACCGTGGAGTTTCATCTGCTCCTGAATGGCCTGAAGAACAAAGCACACAGCGGTATCATGAAACACGGACACAACACAGTGAGTGTGATCTTGTATTTCCGATCCTCGTAGAAACAAATACTAGCTAGGTCCTAGCCTTAACGAGGGGGTTATAGTCAGGAGCTAGAATGAGAATTTACCCTGAAGAAATAGTTGAGGGAGAAGACGTTGAGGTATCCTTGATTCTCCATGTCcaaaagtttaaaaatatacTGTAACGCTGCTGGCTCCTTCCTGTTTTCCAACGCCAATACAAAGTCCAGATAGGTCTTATAGTCCTAAGATAGAAGAAGAAGGACACAATAATTCTTACTTTAAGTATCCTATTGAAAACCAGCGAACAGAAGTCTGCAAAACTAACATCTAAAATGATGCACAGAGAAGAGATTTGGACCAATGCCATATCATTCTCAACATTAAAAAGTCAGTGccatcaaatgtgtgtgtgtcagctgccCAGAGAGGACACACTGTGATCActcactgagcagctccaggTCAACATTATGAGTTTAGTTGAACATAACATAGAGACAGGCGAGCAATTAAAAGAAAACCCTGAATAAATGAGAGAATGAACGTAACTGCAGGTCATGAGGGGTCACTGAAAGGTTTGATGAGTATGTAAATGATGTGAATAGTTTGCTCTGAGCTTCACAgacaccagatctcaacccagtTGACCATCATTGGGAGGTTTCGGACTGATGTGTTGGACAGCGCTCTCCACCATCAATTAGACACCACTAGATTCCAATAGAGTTCCAGAAACTCGTAGAATGAATGACGAGGATCACTGAAGCTGTCCTTTTAATTTGTCACCCatctgtatgtactgtatgtgtactgGATTTGATTGTACCATTTCTCCATCGTAGGTGAGACACTCCTGAAACACCCTGTCCAAGAAGACGGAGGTGAGAGTAGCTGTGCCGTAGCGCGAAAGCTCCTCTTTGCTCAACATTCCGTTGTGGTCCTTATCCAGGTTGAGGTACTGGCCTGTAGAGACAAAAaagatttgtaaaaaaaaaatccagtaaTAACAGAACCACAAGCTCAGCCACTGACAGGCTGCAGTCTGTGATCTTTACTGATCTGGTTTCTTACATAGACACCCCAGAGGTACTTTATTTCTATTGACCCTGAATCCCAGATTCACACTCCGCCCACCAAAGTCTTTTAATTTAGCTGGCAGAGATAAAATAATACGTTATTCCAGAGGATCATTTAAAAATCATGAACACTTGATGGGAGATTGGAAAGTTGACATTCTCACTCAGACGTTTTCTCACCGTAGACTCGGAGAGCCGAGGGGGCTGAAAACCAGTTGGACTCCTGACTCTCTTTAGAAAGCTCCTCATCTCTTAACTAAGggcacagaggaagaggaataaGAATGTGAGAGAGCATAACAAGAAATGGCATCAGCTGGTCTTTACTTGTGGGAATATCGCATAATTAATTTGCCTTGTAATGCATTAATTCATACAACACAGCTACAAAATGGCACATCTTTCAGGGACTGTATTACCATTACAGTCAATTCCGATATTTGtccctttaaaaaaagggaGAGGTAGAGTAGAAACCTACTTGTGACTTGTAACATTTTATTACATATACCTACCCAGTTGATTGCAAAGTATGAATTAACACAGCAGGGGTTGTGGGAAAAAAAGTAATGGACTTATAaaaggttaaaggtcccatgacatggtgctctttggatgcttttatatagaccttagtggtcccctaatactgtatctgaagtctctttcccgaaattcagctttggtgcagaactacagccactaaagccagtcccacaatgagctttccctagtatgtgccatttctgtgtctgaagctattgaggaggagagtgggaggggcaaggtggagggtgggggtgtggccttgaccaactgccacttttctcgtttgaaagccatgatgtctctctctctcatgggttggccaaattctctgggcgggcaaagcagagaaaggggaggtaaccttgctccttatgacctcataacaagcagattccaaaacggctcatctgagctttcattttctcaaaggcagagcaggatacccagggctcggtttacacctatcaccatttctagccactgggggaccatagacaggctgggggaactcatattaatgttaaaaaacctcattaagtgaaattttcatgccatgggacctttacgaAATGTGAGTGATACAAAAATTCTACCTCCAACAAGTCGTCCAGAAAACTGCAGGCCAATATATCCTGGATTTTAATCTTtcctgaagaagaaaaaagcagaaaccCAACACCCTCAGTAAAGAAAAAGCTGTTGACTTTGTAAACTCAGTCTCTGTAAACCCAAAGTGTTCTCTTTATAAACACATTATAGCCACAGATATTACTTCTCTCTGGACATGTGTCTTCACCTATTACCTCTGTCCTTATTGACCATTTAAAATAGTTAATACTACCCTTTGACATTGATTATTCAACATTTTCCTGCAGAGATACATTTTCACCATGTGTGGGGCTCAGGCTCACCTGTTCGGAGGGGgtcgagaaaaaaaaagaacttgcgAACAGCGGTGCAGACGTAGAAAGAGTAGAAGGACTTCTCCAGTCCATCCAATTGAGGCAGAGTGGGGATCAGCTCCAGGATGTAGTTCTCAAGATCCTAtacagaatttcttttttttttatttcagtactAATGCAAACCACTATTCTTCTACTGGCTGCACATTACTTTGAtgaggaatttttttttaaatgtgtggttAGTGATGGAAATACTTACTGACTCTCTGAGGTGACCCTGTCCTGCTACATCATACAGACTCAGACCTATCCTGGTCTGATGCAGCCATACTAGATGCACAGAGGGAATATAATTGAGCAACACTCAGTGACAAGAATTTTCACCAGTTCAGATTAATGCAGTTGAGTAAATAGGAGTTGGAAGATTACTAACCAAACCAAATATCAAAGGAAAGATCTTAATGTAAACTaagttcaacattttttatcaGTTGACTGTAAAGATGCCGTTTTGTTTGTTGTTCTACCTTCTCAAGATATATTTTACTTGTTTATCTTTTTGCTCACTGATGAACAtatacaaaagacaaaaaaattaagGTCCGGACCTTTCCTCATGACGTAGTTAAAGAACTGCATGATGGAGATCCTGCCGTAAGGGTCGCTGTGGAGCAGCTTGGAGTACACTCTGGCTGTGAAGAATTTACTgaaggaaaaagagaagagaagaggagagacatTGTTACTTTTTATTACCTTATCCTATTTGATCCGAAAGCCAGGTTTTCCCCTTTCACATCTGCtattaacattgtttttttataacataaaaACCACATAAAACAAGATTGGCCAGGGGGTTTTACTGAAACTGGGCTGTTGCCAGTAAACCTCTATTTCCTGTTACTTACTTGCACTTGGGCCCGGCCTTTTCTCCCACCTGTAGGTAGGCTTCATAGCTAATCATGGCCTCCTCCCCACTCACTGGAGGCACTTGGTGCTTATCAAGCAGAAACCACAGATTCTACAGAAAGACAAGTAAAAAAACTTAGATGGACACAAAATAAGTATCCTACAGTGGTGTTATTCATGCCTAAGTAAGTCATTATGTTGTGACTGACtaagtgtgcgtgtgttgtACCTGTAGTTCCTCATTATCCAGCAGTTCTCTGCTCTTCCTCTGGAGGAAGACAGCTCTGGATTCCTCTCTCAGTTTCTGAAGTAATACTTCATCCTCTGCTGGTAGCTGCAGAACAACAAAATCATCATcattaccaccaccaccaccaccaccaccaccaccaccctatTTTCATTTCTGCACATCTCCTTCATTTAACAGCAAGCCTGtaaggtggcaccttgtacttAGCTGGCAACTACACATCAGTAATAACACAATCAACATCATAATCTTCATCAGCACTACCACCATCAACCGTGTTTCAATATTACTGTTCTATCCCACTGTAATGTAAGAGCATTATCACCACGGTTAAAATCCTCTGTCAAACAGCTGAGTTGATTTATAATTGAGGGTGTCCTGCCATACAGTAACTTGTCCAACCTAATATTGTAGTTGTAGTGTTATTTGGGGGCAGAAATGTAATTGTTTTCTTCAAATAGAAAAGGACATTTGTTTGGCAGATTGTGTCAATGTAATTTAGTGATGACTAAGAGTTCAATCATCTGTCTTGTACCGTAACACAATCAAAATGACATGAATGACAACACTTTTTATTGGGTTTATGTTGTGTATTTCAATAATACCCTGTAGTAAAATCGTGGGATGTTCTTGTAGGACTTGTCTTTGTCGCCTCCTCCCTTCCACTCTGTGTAATATTTGGTGAACAGCTCAGTTTCTTCTGCTTTCTTTTCCTCGTCGCTTTTCTCATCTGTACAGCAACAGGGACACAGATCAGTAACACGTTCATGTTGACTTAGCTAGCTATCAATCCAAAGTAGCGAATGTTAGCCAGTCTGTAACGTTAGTTTACATTTTGTCTCACCTTTTTTGGTGTTTGCCAACCTCCTTTTCAAAATATCCGACCATGGAGGCTGTTTTTCTTTAGCCATACCTGCTGCGAAGTGAATCTTATCGTTCGTCAGTTTAACATTTCTATCCCAAAAGtcaaaaacagtgtaaagtAGACTAGTGTACAAAAGTAACCAAGCTAGCCAAAAATGGGACAACGTCAAGTTGCTGTATAAACAAGGACGTGGCTTCCGGTTTGAATTACagaattcaaaataaaagcgtAATTAAAATACATTGTAGGTCTGACAATTTGGGAAAACGCTAACCCCACGCAGCGAAGTACATGTATTAGGTAATAACAGTTTCTATCAATTCAAATAAACATATTCATTGCAAAGTTGTCACTGCAATAATGAATTATTGTCTCCTAGTGTATTTAAAACCAACATTTCTAAGAGAGGAGGCACAAGAAGGAAATTAATGTGAATTCATATTTTTCCAAACTATtcttcaaatatgttttatttgttgtgtttcAAGCATAGACTGTATTTAAAGAATTGTTTTATGCAGTCTATGgtttaaagtgattaaaaaccAAATAGCTTATTCCGGTCTTTCTCTGGTTATCTTTACATACTAGACGCAGTTTACAAACGGAGCTGTCGAGCGTTGATGACGTCAAGGTGTGCGACTCGAGTCATGCCTACAGTTGTGTTTGTCCATGAAGTtatggagaaagaaagaagctaGGTATTTAATTTGGATATCGAGTGGAAGTGTGAGTCGCTTTTAAATAGTTATAATCATACCTAGAGCAAACGAGAGAGTGATAGTTATCTTTAAGTAACTAATGGCATTTGGAAAACAGCAAGGTTAGCTGGCTAGTCTCTCCAGGTTATTGATTCACAGCATGTGATGATCTTAGGTCAGTTGGTTTGGGAAATACGTGTTTCTACACTTTGTGTATGCCCAATTAAGGGTTATAGCTGGTGTATAACTCAAGTTAATGTGAAGCTTAGTTATAGATAATCAACATTACGTTCTCACAAACCCAGAGGCCAACATGGGCTCCACCTTGATACTAAAGGTCAGAATATGCCTAAAACCGTTAAAGCCTTTCTTTCACCAGGGAAGTGTAGCTTTCTTCACACTCAATCCTTCTCTGTGCAAGTCATCACAGCTGCCTCTCTCGGCACGTTTTCTGTGCACCAGAGACACTAAGCCCAACCCAGgtggcaggcagacagacaaaagcAACAGTGGACGGACTAATGGACAGGGGGGAGTAAAAAATAGCACCATCAGATGTAGGGAAGAGGAATTATGGGATGGTGCTGTAAATGGAAAAGGTAAGAGGTCCACTCTTTGGCAAAGGCCTTCCTTCCCCAAATCTGTGTTTGCTGCTGGGACGGCAAAGAGGACGGCAGAGATGCTGAAGAGGAAGCAGTATGTAGGGGAGCCTGAAGGGAGGACCACTAGAGGAGCAGGTACGACCGACTGGAACTATGTGTGACTTAGTAGGAGGGTGTCTTTTTACATGCAGCAAAGCCTCGTTTCTCTCTTATAGTCAGACTTTTTTGGTGcttaatacagaaaaaaaattgtgtgcAGGAACAAGGCAGTTCaaatacttacacacacataattccatgttttttctttttgcttaaTAGACACTCGGATGACTAAGTATTTTAAATGATGTTTTCCTTCTGCCTTATGAAGTCTAAATGAATCTATGaaagtgttttgtaaaaattgtTTCAGTTTCCTTCACCGAAGCATAAATGTTTCACAGCAAAGGTGCATCCTCCCGACCGGCCGCTCACTGCTGCAGAGTGGAGAAAGCTGAAGGAGTCTCTGGGAAATCCGCAACGCTTTGACATCCAGATGATGTGTGCGCTGTTCACCTCCGGGGGAGATCTGGATATCGCCAAGTAAGAGCAAAttagtgtgtttatgtgtctggttttttttgtccatttgtCCTAACAGTAAATAGGATTTTTTACATTATGTCTGTTCATTTTATGCCTGTTGTTTTTGTCCAAGTGGAGAAGAAAACCATTGCTACCTTATATTTTAGCATGTTGGATTACATCTCAAGAACTATCATTTTAATGTCATTGCAAATAACCCTAAAGAGGAAAATTTAAGCAAGGCAGGTGTGCCATAATGCTCAATGATTTAATCTGAATCAGAAAGGAATTATTGCCAGGTAATTAatacttacaaggaatttgccttagcagatggtgcatacataaacctAGACAGtcctcagtccttaccgcagtggcccgggttcaattcccccctctctctccccccctctttcctgtctacagctgtcctatcaattaaaggcaaaaaaagcccaaacataatcttaaaaaataaataaacaataaatccaAAAGAATATGCATGTTGTTAAGTATGTGTATGTTACAAACATGTACTGCATCATTCTACCACAGGTCcctactgacttttgttgcaaTGGAAACAGGAACCCTGTCTTATGAGCTGTTACTACGGTACCTGACGCTGTGTGTGAGGAGCGGCCACGACTCCGAGGTGTTCGATGTCTATGACATTATGCGGGGAAGTTTCCATTCTCTGGACACCGGAGCGTCCAGCCTCTTTATCAAGTCCTTCAGCCGGACGGCGAGATGGAGGGAGGCTGTCAGCATCCTGCATGAGGTTAAGAAggtgaacagtgttttgatTGTTGTTACTTAAAAATCACTTTAAACTCATATTGGCGCTGGAGGACGTGACATCCCTACTCTATCCTCACCTGGTTTTACGGCTATCCTGACAGGTCTTTACCCCATCACCACGCAACTATGGCGACATTATCACAGCAGCGATGTTAAATGGTGACACGACCACTGCCTGGGCTCTTTATGATGAATTAATTGAAAAGGGACTGAGCCCGCACCAGGAGACCTGGGACACTCTGTTTAAGGGAGTGGGGAAGACAAATGAGACGGAGGCAGAGGGCATGTCTCAGTCTGAGCACCAGGAGAGGCTGCAGGGGATTCTGCTCTACATGAGGAACAACCAGATCTACCCCCAACACAGCCTTGCCGGCAGCATTAAGACCTGGTTTGAAAGGTACGGGAGAGTGACAAAGACACTGAGGGTTAGGTGGGAAAATGAGGCTGGATGCATATAATACAATTTTCAAAATTAAGCAGCATCCGTTCTTTAAACTGTGGCTTTAAATATGATAtcatcaaatataaaaacataaccgATTGACTGACAAGCTATTATTTGATCAGTCAGGAGTTAAAAAAGTGCTGCTTTAAAATATGgcttatgaatacattttaggtgattttcccttttctttcctcCCTTGCAAACCAACATTCATTCctgaatttattttcttttgttggtGGGAACTTAACACAATCTCATCTATTATTATCCACCTTAATCCATAACTCCTCGCTCTCATTCCTCGAttctccatccctctcctcctcttcagtCTCACAGGACAGATATGGACAGGAAGTTGGACCAGCGCCACCCCAAAGTAATTACACCACTTCCTACCTCAACATGAATCTTTAAAACCCCTTATTTGGGCAGAAtagttaatgtgtgtgtatatttgtgtgtgtgtgtttaggggtTTATGTAGGTGTTGTGGGTCTGAGTTGGAGTCCATCCAGCTGACTGCTGAGGAGTACCAACAGCTAAAAGACAGAGTGATGGCTGACATCATTCAGGGACGAGATGTTTTTAATAAGACTAcaccagaggtacacacacacacacacacacacacacacacacacacacacacacacacacacacacacacacacacacacacacacacacacacacacagtttccacGGGTCCTTAAGAACTCTGAATAAGTCTCTAATGATTTAAAATATAAGGTCATAAAGAGCATTTAAATAGCTTAA
It contains:
- the ppp2r3c gene encoding serine/threonine-protein phosphatase 2A regulatory subunit B'' subunit gamma, giving the protein MAKEKQPPWSDILKRRLANTKKDEKSDEEKKAEETELFTKYYTEWKGGGDKDKSYKNIPRFYYRLPAEDEVLLQKLREESRAVFLQRKSRELLDNEELQNLWFLLDKHQVPPVSGEEAMISYEAYLQVGEKAGPKCNKFFTARVYSKLLHSDPYGRISIMQFFNYVMRKVWLHQTRIGLSLYDVAGQGHLRESDLENYILELIPTLPQLDGLEKSFYSFYVCTAVRKFFFFLDPLRTGKIKIQDILACSFLDDLLELRDEELSKESQESNWFSAPSALRVYGQYLNLDKDHNGMLSKEELSRYGTATLTSVFLDRVFQECLTYDGEMDYKTYLDFVLALENRKEPAALQYIFKLLDMENQGYLNVFSLNYFFRAIQEQMKLHGQEPVTFQDVKDEIFDMVKPKDPYKITLQDLVNSCQGDTVTSILIDLNGFWTYENREVLVANDNDGSSTADLDDS
- the prorp gene encoding mitochondrial ribonuclease P catalytic subunit isoform X1; translation: MGSTLILKVRICLKPLKPFFHQGSVAFFTLNPSLCKSSQLPLSARFLCTRDTKPNPGGRQTDKSNSGRTNGQGGVKNSTIRCREEELWDGAVNGKGKRSTLWQRPSFPKSVFAAGTAKRTAEMLKRKQYVGEPEGRTTRGAAKVHPPDRPLTAAEWRKLKESLGNPQRFDIQMMCALFTSGGDLDIAKSLLTFVAMETGTLSYELLLRYLTLCVRSGHDSEVFDVYDIMRGSFHSLDTGASSLFIKSFSRTARWREAVSILHEVKKVFTPSPRNYGDIITAAMLNGDTTTAWALYDELIEKGLSPHQETWDTLFKGVGKTNETEAEGMSQSEHQERLQGILLYMRNNQIYPQHSLAGSIKTWFESLTGQIWTGSWTSATPKGLCRCCGSELESIQLTAEEYQQLKDRVMADIIQGRDVFNKTTPEELEMFKAFVKRKPAFDVVVDGLNVANTNKDKSRQSETLLAVVSELEGQGLTVLVLGRKHMLRPSRSWERHNMNLIQQKAHCFFTENISEDDPFLLYATLHSGNHCRFVSRDLMRDHKACLPDGATRRLFFKWQRGHQLVVDGYVAAGRRVRFQSILSYDTIVQTSADSWHVPFDDTEDRSTYEVPQRWLCLTTKH
- the prorp gene encoding mitochondrial ribonuclease P catalytic subunit isoform X2, encoding MRGSFHSLDTGASSLFIKSFSRTARWREAVSILHEVKKVFTPSPRNYGDIITAAMLNGDTTTAWALYDELIEKGLSPHQETWDTLFKGVGKTNETEAEGMSQSEHQERLQGILLYMRNNQIYPQHSLAGSIKTWFESLTGQIWTGSWTSATPKGLCRCCGSELESIQLTAEEYQQLKDRVMADIIQGRDVFNKTTPEELEMFKAFVKRKPAFDVVVDGLNVANTNKDKSRQSETLLAVVSELEGQGLTVLVLGRKHMLRPSRSWERHNMNLIQQKAHCFFTENISEDDPFLLYATLHSGNHCRFVSRDLMRDHKACLPDGATRRLFFKWQRGHQLVVDGYVAAGRRVRFQSILSYDTIVQTSADSWHVPFDDTEDRSTYEVPQRWLCLTTKH